Proteins from a single region of Seriola aureovittata isolate HTS-2021-v1 ecotype China chromosome 9, ASM2101889v1, whole genome shotgun sequence:
- the LOC130174501 gene encoding tumor necrosis factor receptor superfamily member 14-like has protein sequence MSHSSDDVLLLFWTLKLTSSQITERWCLHTLKPADLLFEMTSRRNHYTAASLLILMIRVFRGNTLTCHPAEYQTGNECCPMCPPGSRVKTDCTEFRSTSCLPCIEGTFVNQPTGLKQCFPCSNCDPGSGLRIKSSCTTILDAVCEAQEGFYCTDLTKNSCVAAEKHTRCQPGQYISQTGFSLETWFLIPHSQANLRL, from the exons ATGTCTCACAGCAGCGACG ATGTTCTTCTCTTATTTTGGACGTTAAAACTCACCTCATCCCAGATCACAGAGAGATGGTGTCTTCATACCCTGAAACCTGCCGACCTGCTGTTTGAGATGACTTCTAGAAGAAATCATTACACAGCTGCATCTTTGTTG ATACTTATGATCAGAGTCTTCAGAGGAAATACCCTGACATGTCATCCAGCAGAGtatcagacaggaaatgaatgcTGTCCTATGTGTCCACCTG GAAGTAGAGTTAAAACAGATTGCACAGAGTTCAGGAGTACCTCCTGTCTGCCCTGCATAGAAGGAACATTTGTGAATCAACCCACTGGACTTAAACAGTGTTTTCCCTGCTCAAACTGTGATCCAG GTTCTGGTCTGAGGATAAAGAGTTCATGTACAACAATATTAGATGCAGTTTGTGAAGCACAGGAAGGATTCTACTGTACTGACTTGACAAAGAACAGCTGTgtggcagcagagaaacacacaagatGTCAACCAGGACAATACATCAGTCAAACAG gcttctctctggagacTTGGTTTCTTATTCCACACAGCCAGGCCAACCTCAGGCTGTAG